Proteins found in one Rhodobacteraceae bacterium D3-12 genomic segment:
- the dapE gene encoding succinyl-diaminopimelate desuccinylase, whose translation MTTPLDPVQLCQSLVRCPSVTPAEGGAMQLLETVLSAAGFTCTRVDRGGVSNLFARWGDKGHAKTFGFNGHTDVVPVGNVADWTRDPFSGDISDGILWGRGATDMKSGVAAFAAAAVDFVQQTPPDGALILAITGDEEGDALDGTTALLDWMQANNEAMSACLVGEPTCPAEMGDMMKIGRRGSMTAKFRVTGVQGHSAYPHRAKNPLPAMARLMDRLASHKLDEGTAHFDASTLAVVTIDTGNPATNVIPASCSSTVNIRFNDTHSGASLSKWLEEEADTVAAEFGVGIDMRVKISGESFLTPPGALSELVAGSVEAVTGRRPELSTSGGTSDARFVKDHCPVVEFGLVGKTMHQVDEHVPVEQIGQLKDIYSRILKDYFG comes from the coding sequence ATGACCACTCCCCTTGACCCGGTGCAACTTTGCCAATCCCTTGTCCGCTGCCCCTCGGTCACCCCAGCGGAAGGCGGCGCAATGCAGCTTCTGGAAACCGTGCTCAGCGCAGCAGGTTTCACCTGCACCCGCGTTGACCGTGGCGGCGTGTCCAACCTGTTTGCCCGCTGGGGCGACAAGGGACACGCGAAAACCTTTGGCTTTAACGGGCATACCGATGTTGTGCCAGTCGGGAATGTGGCCGACTGGACGCGCGATCCCTTCTCTGGCGACATCTCGGATGGCATCCTCTGGGGCCGTGGCGCCACGGATATGAAATCCGGGGTTGCGGCGTTTGCCGCCGCAGCCGTCGATTTCGTGCAGCAAACCCCGCCCGATGGCGCGCTTATCCTCGCCATCACTGGCGATGAAGAAGGCGACGCGCTTGACGGGACCACAGCGCTGCTCGACTGGATGCAGGCGAATAACGAAGCCATGTCCGCCTGCCTTGTCGGCGAACCCACCTGCCCCGCCGAAATGGGCGATATGATGAAGATCGGACGGCGCGGCTCAATGACGGCCAAGTTTCGCGTGACGGGGGTGCAGGGCCATTCCGCCTATCCGCATCGTGCAAAAAACCCGCTGCCCGCGATGGCCCGCCTGATGGACCGTCTCGCCTCGCATAAACTTGACGAGGGCACCGCGCATTTTGATGCCTCAACCCTCGCCGTGGTGACAATCGACACCGGCAACCCGGCCACCAACGTCATCCCGGCCAGCTGCTCCAGCACGGTCAATATCCGCTTCAACGACACCCATTCCGGCGCCTCTCTAAGCAAATGGCTCGAGGAAGAAGCCGACACCGTTGCCGCCGAATTCGGCGTCGGCATCGACATGCGCGTCAAGATTTCGGGCGAAAGCTTCCTGACCCCTCCGGGGGCGCTCTCCGAGCTCGTGGCAGGCTCGGTCGAGGCGGTCACCGGGCGGCGCCCGGAACTGTCAACATCCGGCGGCACCTCGGATGCGCGCTTCGTCAAAGATCACTGCCCCGTGGTCGAATTCGGCCTTGTCGGCAAAACCATGCACCAGGTCGATGAGCATGTGCCAGTCGAACAGATTGGCCAGTTGAAAGACATCTATTCGCGTATTCTCAAGGATTACTTTGGCTAA
- a CDS encoding Hint domain-containing protein, translated as MVAASELPINTGASATQMAQTIFGEGVTVVSASYTGDYRSSGTYSNGDSVSPGVTPGDTGVILSTGYAQNFTNSWGQANQSNSLSSNTWGTNNNSQFNSAAGTYTYDASWLDVDFIPENDMMTMQFVFSSDEFPEYANSQYQDFVGVWVNGVQTEMAVGSANPGNLVGGVNQNLYIDNTSDDYNTEMDGFTVTMTLSFPVTAGEVNSIRIGIADVGDSNYDSNLLIAGDSVQTVLIADDDIAHLQAHETKVVDVLGNDFSAAGGTLTITHINGQPVVVGSVVTLNTGQTVTLNADGTITVVGDDDSEYFNFTYSVTDGTEVDTGFVLVDNIPCFVAGTLIETQDGLQKVETLQAGDMVRTQDSGMQPLRWIGRRRVEAKGDFAPIYIAPGAFGDHGAVAVSPLHRILLQDHLAELLFGEREVLVAAKDLVNDRNVRPVEGGWVDYVHLLFDDHQVVFTEGLPSESFLPGPQVKSSFEAEMVNEICTLFPEIDPETGEGYGPAARRMLKSYEARLWAAQARKARVA; from the coding sequence ATGGTTGCGGCATCAGAACTGCCTATTAATACGGGCGCATCGGCCACGCAGATGGCCCAGACGATTTTTGGTGAGGGCGTCACGGTTGTGAGCGCCTCTTATACCGGGGACTATCGCTCTTCGGGGACCTATTCGAACGGAGATTCCGTATCGCCGGGCGTGACACCGGGAGACACGGGCGTCATTCTGTCGACGGGTTATGCCCAGAACTTTACCAATTCATGGGGTCAGGCGAACCAATCCAACAGCCTCTCGAGCAATACGTGGGGCACCAACAACAACTCGCAATTCAACTCGGCAGCGGGCACTTATACCTATGATGCGTCATGGCTCGACGTTGATTTCATCCCTGAAAACGACATGATGACGATGCAGTTCGTGTTCTCGTCGGATGAATTCCCCGAGTATGCCAATTCGCAATATCAGGATTTCGTCGGCGTTTGGGTTAATGGCGTGCAGACGGAAATGGCCGTGGGCTCTGCGAACCCGGGCAACCTTGTCGGTGGGGTGAACCAGAACCTTTACATCGACAACACCAGTGATGATTACAACACCGAGATGGACGGGTTTACCGTGACCATGACCCTGTCGTTTCCAGTAACGGCGGGCGAGGTGAATTCGATCCGTATCGGGATCGCCGATGTCGGGGACAGCAATTATGACTCCAACCTGCTGATCGCGGGGGATTCCGTGCAAACGGTTTTGATTGCGGATGACGACATTGCGCATCTTCAGGCCCATGAGACCAAGGTTGTTGACGTTCTGGGCAATGACTTTTCCGCGGCTGGCGGGACGCTCACCATCACGCATATCAACGGCCAGCCGGTGGTTGTGGGCAGCGTGGTCACGCTCAACACCGGGCAGACCGTGACGTTGAACGCCGATGGCACCATCACCGTCGTCGGCGATGATGACAGCGAATACTTCAACTTTACCTATTCGGTCACCGATGGAACCGAGGTCGATACCGGATTTGTTCTGGTCGATAACATTCCCTGTTTCGTCGCCGGAACTTTGATCGAAACCCAAGATGGTTTGCAAAAGGTGGAAACCCTGCAAGCCGGGGACATGGTGCGCACCCAAGATAGCGGGATGCAGCCCTTGCGATGGATCGGCAGGCGGCGGGTCGAGGCAAAGGGTGATTTTGCGCCGATTTACATCGCGCCGGGTGCGTTTGGCGACCACGGTGCGGTCGCGGTTTCGCCGCTGCACCGCATTCTGTTGCAAGACCACCTTGCCGAATTGCTTTTTGGCGAGCGCGAGGTTCTGGTCGCGGCCAAGGATCTGGTCAACGATCGCAACGTGCGCCCGGTCGAAGGCGGCTGGGTCGACTACGTGCATTTGTTGTTCGACGATCATCAGGTTGTCTTTACCGAAGGGTTGCCCAGCGAGAGCTTCCTTCCCGGTCCGCAGGTCAAAAGCAGTTTCGAAGCCGAGATGGTGAACGAAATCTGCACGTTGTTCCCCGAGATCGACCCGGAAACAGGCGAAGGGTATGGCCCGGCCGCGCGGCGCATGCTCAAGAGCTATGAGGCGCGGCTTTGGGCGGCGCAGGCGCGCAAGGCAAGGGTGGCCTAG
- a CDS encoding Hint domain-containing protein: protein MFHTALHHDSQDRADILRITYSWDITKRWGRLAIERPEYERVAAVELANAPALDLEDIRAISTDPRRRHLGEDVLFFAVSDRVEPIGPMPSLTAEVPILCNGHYASAGRLKRGDLVETLEGGLVPVLQVIERTVPARGSFRPVRLRAPYFGLVRDVVVAPDQRLVVGGSEVEYTFGREAVLVPARHLINGISAMAVTGAVTVRYVQAILPRHDSLIAAGCPVESQFVGRIRRKPEQLASSLLAPFERALLPEHARSSHLLVRPFEAITLMQRRAA, encoded by the coding sequence GTGTTTCACACCGCGCTGCACCACGACAGTCAGGACCGCGCCGATATTCTGCGGATCACCTATAGTTGGGATATCACCAAACGCTGGGGGCGTCTGGCGATTGAACGCCCCGAGTATGAGCGCGTTGCTGCGGTTGAGTTGGCGAATGCGCCGGCGCTTGACCTTGAAGACATTCGCGCCATTTCGACCGACCCGAGGCGGCGGCATCTGGGCGAGGACGTCTTGTTTTTTGCGGTGTCAGACCGGGTTGAGCCGATTGGCCCGATGCCCAGTCTGACCGCGGAGGTTCCGATCTTATGCAATGGGCACTACGCGTCTGCCGGGCGTTTGAAGCGTGGTGATCTGGTTGAAACACTAGAAGGCGGTCTTGTCCCGGTGTTGCAGGTGATCGAGCGCACCGTGCCTGCGCGTGGGTCGTTCCGGCCTGTGCGGCTGCGTGCGCCTTACTTTGGGCTTGTGCGTGACGTGGTGGTCGCGCCCGATCAGAGGCTTGTCGTGGGCGGGTCCGAGGTTGAATACACCTTTGGCCGTGAAGCGGTTCTGGTGCCTGCGCGCCATTTGATAAACGGGATTTCTGCGATGGCCGTAACCGGGGCGGTCACGGTGCGGTATGTTCAGGCAATCCTGCCCCGTCACGATTCCCTGATTGCGGCGGGTTGCCCGGTCGAGAGCCAGTTTGTCGGGCGCATACGGCGCAAGCCCGAGCAGTTGGCGTCGTCCCTGCTGGCGCCGTTTGAGCGGGCCTTGTTGCCGGAGCATGCGCGGTCTTCGCATCTGCTGGTGCGCCCGTTCGAGGCGATCACCCTGATGCAGAGGCGCGCCGCCTGA